The following coding sequences lie in one Silene latifolia isolate original U9 population chromosome 5, ASM4854445v1, whole genome shotgun sequence genomic window:
- the LOC141657656 gene encoding uncharacterized protein LOC141657656 yields MEPKDMDQEHESIVDVSFDHSDSSSDGDFDVSAELLDLNEAPDVDYSSVESDDEVVKPSSRKIKKPPVKKSEICSKKEKKNKEGIDVEGDTNVPSVESFEGISGFEFVDPVAMKKLLKKKNNGDFREMFMRDIWEEEHRLWIDNYMWKELNLDQQNEMMDETHKDPSELLARLPRFQKEWLSWALKQEESPIKEGILVDEMGMGKTVQAIALVPAKRDIQRAISGVDRSLSPPSSCSSSVLPESEVYTCKLSTSALHQGQREIE; encoded by the exons ATGGAACCGAAGGATATGGACCAAGAACATGAATCCATTGTTGATGTTTCTTTTGATCACAGCGATTCGAGCAGTGATG GTGATTTTGATGTTTCAGCAGAACTGTTAGATTTGAACGAGGCCCCTGATGTTGATTATAGTAGTGTTGAGTCTGATGATGAGGTAGTTAAACCGAGTTCTAGGAAAATAAAGAAGCCGCCTGTGAAGAAGTCGGAAATTTGCTCtaagaaggaaaagaaaaacaaggagGGTATTGATGTAGAAGGGGACACTAATGTCCCAAGTGTTGAAAGTTTTGAGGGTATAAGTGGGTTTGAGTTTGTTGATCCAGTTGCGATGAAGAAGTTGCTGAAGAAAAAGAATAATGGGGACTTCAGGGAAATGTTTATGCGGGACATATGGGAAGAAGAGCATAGATTATGGATAGACAATTATATGTGGAAGGAACTTAACTTGGATCAGCAGAATGAAATGATGGACGAAACACATAAGGATCCCTCTGAATTACTCGCTCGGCTGCCGAGGTTTCAAAAAGAATGGTTGTCATGGGCATTGAAGCAGGAGGAATCCCCTATTAAAGAGGGGATTCTTGTAGATGAGATGGGAATGGGGAAGACTGTTCAGGCAATTGCTCTTGTGCCTGCTAAACGGGACATTCAGAGGGCGATTAGTGGAGTTGATAGATCCTTGTCGCCTCCAAGTTCCTGTTCCTCTTCTGTGCTGCCTGAGAGTGAAGTGTACACTTGTAAATTGTCCACGTCGGCCTTACATCAGGGGCAAAGGGAGATTGAGTGA
- the LOC141655642 gene encoding uncharacterized protein LOC141655642, which produces MYEKQAVAPRCMIKMDIQKAYDTIEWDFLDQMLQALKFPNTFRGWIMQCVTTATYSLNLNGNMFGFFKGQRGLRQGDPLSALLFTICMEYLTRLLMSSTSAMGFKFHPLSTSGLRMSKGKSNAYFNGVSDALKAYFLQVSGLVEGRLPFRYLGVPIKTTRFNAQDCKPLIDKIVARIRTLGARKLSYAGRPKKERGLRLKQDIMWNKAAVGKLVWWIYTKPDLLRVKWVNNIYLKGSAWQDYSPSTNSSWYWRKICQVKDDLHQAYQQLNWVPTGNGYTISKGYEPFRNKSHDVP; this is translated from the exons ATGTATGAGAAACAGGCTGTGGCTCCTAGATGCATGATAAAGATGGATATCCAAAAAGCTTATGACACTATAGAATGGGATTTCCTTGATCAAATGTTGCAGGCTCTAAAGTTTCCTAATACTTTCAGAGGTTGGATAATGCAGTGTGTTACTACAGCTACTTATTCCCTAAATCTTAATGGGAACATGTTTGGTTTCTTCAAGGGTCAAAGAGGGTTGAGACAGGGGGACCCTCTCTCCGCCCTGTTATTTACCATATGTATGGAATACCTTACTAGGCTCTTAATGAGCTCTACTTCTGCTATGGGGTTCAAATTCCACCCTCTAT CTACTTCAGGACTCAGGATGAGTAAAGGGAAGTCCAATGCTTATTTTAATGGAGTGAGTGATGCTCTAAAGGCTTATTTCCTACAAGTATCTGGCCTAGTTGAAGGTAGGCTCCCTTTTAGGTACCTAGGGGTTCCTATCAAGACTACTAGATTTAATGCTCAGGACTGCAAACCTCTCATTGATAAGATTGTGGCTAGAATAAGAACGTTGGGAGCCAGGAAATTGTCATATGCTGGAAG GCCAAAAAAAGAAAGAGGTCTTAGACTTAAGCAAGATATTATGTGGAATAAAGCAGCAGTAGGCAAATTGGTCTGGTGGATTTACACCAAACCAGACCTACTACGGGTTAAATGGGTTAACAATATCTATCTAAAGGGGTCAGCTTGGCAGGATTACTCCCCAAGTACTAATTCCTCTTGGTACTGGAGGAAAATCTGTCAAGTTAAAGATGATTTACATCAGGCATATCAGCAACTAAATTGGGTCCCCACTGGTAATGGATACACTATATCTAAGGGATATGAGCCATTCCGTAACAAATCACATGATGTCCCTTAG
- the LOC141657657 gene encoding hypersensitive-induced response protein 4-like, producing the protein MDAGYNLLEPRDNVNVEIECSVQYRVATHNVDDECYELINPGEQIQEHVFDVVRDIVPKMNYTELLERKYEVAKSLSEELQKLPVL; encoded by the exons ATGGATGCTGGTTATAACTTGCTAGAGCCCAG GGATAATGTCAATGTAGAAATTGAATGCTCGGTTCAATATCGTGTAGCCACACATAATGTTGATGATGAATGTTATGAACTGATAAATCCTGGAGAACAGATTCAGGAACATGTTTTTGATG TGGTTCGGGATATTGTTCCGAAGATGAACTATACGGAGCTACTTGAAAGAAAATATGAGGTTGCTAAATCACTATCAGAGGAGCTCCAAAAA TTACCTGTTTTATAG